In a single window of the Streptomyces sp. NBC_00094 genome:
- a CDS encoding TetR/AcrR family transcriptional regulator C-terminal domain-containing protein: protein MVKAAERAKNPTRSSVWLENRAARSGGGPAGLDRDRIVAASVRMLDEEGLAKLSMRRLATELGVTAMSLYWYVDTKDDIIEFAVDTVYGEIDLAAVDAAGDWRNRIRVLALDYRRMLVNHPWMSPCAGQYLNIGPHAIAVGSKIQEAIGDTGLPMTRRPSAMSAVFQFVYGYGTIESQFGRRAAEAGMSQDDFYGESVKAFRDDPQFVEVLEPMAELLDERASHGSVSAIWDRDFAYALDVLIAGIEVMVERSRTDEDPGTT from the coding sequence ATGGTCAAGGCAGCCGAACGGGCCAAGAACCCGACGCGTTCCAGCGTCTGGCTGGAGAACCGGGCCGCCCGCAGCGGCGGCGGCCCGGCCGGTCTTGACCGGGACCGGATCGTCGCGGCCTCGGTCCGCATGCTCGACGAGGAGGGCCTGGCCAAGCTCTCGATGCGCAGGCTCGCGACCGAGCTCGGCGTCACGGCGATGTCGCTCTACTGGTACGTGGACACCAAGGACGACATCATCGAGTTCGCCGTGGACACGGTCTACGGGGAGATCGACCTCGCCGCGGTCGACGCCGCAGGGGACTGGCGGAACCGGATCCGGGTGCTCGCCCTGGACTACCGCCGGATGCTGGTGAACCACCCGTGGATGTCGCCGTGCGCGGGCCAGTACCTGAACATCGGCCCCCACGCGATCGCCGTCGGCTCCAAGATCCAGGAGGCGATCGGGGACACCGGGCTGCCGATGACCCGCCGGCCGAGCGCCATGTCGGCGGTCTTCCAGTTCGTGTACGGGTACGGGACGATCGAGTCCCAGTTCGGGCGCCGGGCGGCCGAGGCCGGTATGTCGCAGGACGACTTCTACGGGGAGTCGGTCAAGGCCTTCCGCGACGATCCGCAGTTCGTCGAGGTCCTGGAACCGATGGCGGAGCTCCTCGACGAGCGCGCCTCGCACGGCAGCGTCAGCGCCATCTGGGACCGCGACTTCGCCTACGCCCTGGACGTGCTGATCGC